One genomic region from Verrucomicrobiota bacterium encodes:
- a CDS encoding cytochrome c encodes MNVQNKSFQYMKLAVSVVAIVVASLVLTTASAQDALKTATNTWTAPARAARKVNPIPANEQTVAQGKQLFIAACLACHGPAGKGDGPAAVSLERNGVKIRPGNLSDPRMRQQPDGAIFWKISEGNSPMPTFGEALTEEQRWLVVTYVRTLAPQTMATAKAE; translated from the coding sequence ATGAATGTGCAAAACAAATCGTTCCAATATATGAAGCTGGCGGTGAGTGTTGTAGCGATTGTGGTGGCCAGCTTGGTTCTCACGACCGCTTCGGCGCAAGATGCTTTGAAAACAGCCACGAACACGTGGACCGCCCCGGCCCGGGCGGCACGCAAAGTGAATCCTATCCCCGCCAATGAACAAACGGTAGCGCAGGGAAAGCAACTTTTCATTGCGGCATGTCTGGCGTGCCATGGTCCGGCGGGAAAAGGGGATGGTCCCGCAGCCGTCTCCCTGGAGCGTAATGGCGTGAAGATCCGGCCCGGCAACCTGTCAGACCCCCGAATGCGGCAGCAGCCCGACGGGGCAATTTTTTGGAAGATATCCGAGGGCAACAGTCCGATGCCCACTTTCGGGGAAGCATTGACTGAGGAACAGCGTTGGCTGGTTGTGACGTATGTTCGCACGCTGGCTCCGCAAACGATGGCGACGGCTAAAGCCGAATAA
- a CDS encoding sigma-54-dependent Fis family transcriptional regulator, translated as MAKARILVVDDEEGMLEVCADTLKKLPDTEIVLEQQSRRAAERVASESFDLLITDICMPGVDGVALLRLARQHDPQMAALMITAFPTVETAVESMKLGAADYIAKPFLPEDLLATVQRLLEGKWLREENRLLRRQVERTYAFGEIIGKSLAMQKVFQNIQRVAETDFDVLIIGETGTGKELVARAIHQRSRRKEGPFVPVDCGAIPDALMESEFFGHERGAFTGAQTRSLGLLEFANKGTFFLDEVSQLPPRLQAKLLRVLQERKIRRVGSTKETDLDLRVIAASSLGLENEVRQGHFRMDFYHRINVTRIELPALRERTEDIPLLVDHFLHRYVKELEKAPVDLSPEVLEVLTSYSWPGNVRELQNVLKRALAMGNKPVIALEDLPDEIVARAGESRAKEGSGFFQLRERRLVAFEKEYLRNLLSACRGDATCASREAQLPRGTLYRLLKKHELNPADFRAGEIKAAI; from the coding sequence ATGGCTAAGGCGCGCATTCTGGTGGTGGACGATGAAGAAGGCATGCTCGAAGTGTGCGCCGACACGCTCAAGAAATTGCCCGACACCGAAATCGTGTTGGAACAGCAAAGCCGGCGCGCGGCGGAACGGGTGGCGAGCGAGAGCTTCGATCTTTTGATCACGGACATCTGCATGCCGGGCGTGGACGGCGTGGCGCTGTTGCGCCTGGCCCGCCAACACGACCCGCAGATGGCGGCGCTGATGATCACCGCCTTTCCCACCGTCGAGACGGCGGTCGAGAGCATGAAGCTCGGCGCGGCGGATTACATCGCCAAGCCATTTCTGCCCGAAGACTTGCTGGCCACGGTGCAACGTCTGCTCGAAGGCAAGTGGCTGCGCGAGGAAAACCGTTTGCTGCGGCGACAGGTCGAGCGCACCTATGCCTTCGGCGAAATCATCGGCAAGAGTCTGGCGATGCAGAAAGTCTTTCAGAACATCCAGCGCGTGGCCGAGACCGATTTCGATGTGCTCATCATCGGCGAAACCGGCACGGGCAAGGAACTGGTTGCCCGCGCGATTCATCAGCGCAGCCGGCGGAAGGAGGGGCCGTTCGTGCCTGTGGACTGCGGCGCGATTCCGGATGCGCTGATGGAGAGCGAATTCTTCGGGCACGAACGCGGCGCGTTCACGGGCGCGCAAACGCGCAGCCTGGGGTTGCTCGAGTTCGCCAACAAGGGAACTTTCTTTCTCGACGAAGTCAGCCAGCTTCCGCCGCGGCTGCAAGCCAAGTTGCTGCGCGTGTTGCAGGAGCGGAAAATCCGCCGCGTCGGCAGCACGAAGGAAACGGATCTCGATTTGCGCGTCATCGCCGCTTCCTCGCTCGGCCTCGAGAACGAAGTCCGCCAGGGCCATTTCCGGATGGACTTCTATCACCGCATCAACGTCACGCGCATTGAATTGCCAGCGTTGCGCGAACGGACGGAGGATATTCCGCTGCTGGTGGATCATTTCCTCCATCGCTACGTGAAGGAACTGGAGAAAGCGCCCGTGGACCTCAGCCCGGAAGTGCTGGAGGTGCTGACGAGCTACTCCTGGCCCGGCAACGTGCGCGAATTGCAGAACGTCCTGAAGCGCGCGCTGGCGATGGGCAACAAACCCGTGATCGCGCTGGAAGATTTGCCCGACGAGATCGTTGCGCGCGCCGGCGAATCCCGCGCCAAGGAAGGCAGCGGATTTTTCCAGCTCCGCGAGCGGAGATTGGTGGCCTTCGAGAAAGAATACTTGCGCAATCTTCTGAGCGCCTGTCGTGGCGACGCCACCTGCGCCTCTCGCGAGGCGCAATTGCCGCGCGGCACGCTGTATCGGCTGCTGAAGAAACATGAGTTGAACCCGGCGGACTTTCGCGCAGGAGAGATCAAAGCCGCCATTTGA
- a CDS encoding PAS domain-containing protein, translating to MSANKPNGTAAHRRKFQGRLDPRYARLVRPLLWALVITLLLYGLAEIVERTWLTGVDMEVRHVVHTVRGIFFSLLVAGVVGWMILRTSPGFLAVGPVGEEWVQHPWLSEADRAKTYAQWFIAMRWIAVLVAGLLVVVTVKIMKWLPAEVWWPLVLTVVALAVINVLYVLLIRWERGVPVVLIAQAYIDLVILTVLLQFSGGVENALSTMMVFHVIIGGILLSRRQCYGIAATGSLLFALLIWAEWAEVVGHYTLELYPHSPAGRFHPAHHTLYVVSSGIFQFVILFLTAYFVTTLAERLRENERRLEAMAGRALADRQLLERSLETTGTGLRVLDPDSRPRWASNRWQEWFVSQESVVCPGCELLDREDSPARQCLQDGRIRVTELTLDAGNCPSKFFQPDTKQHVFQITSAPLVDAAGKVHQVVELAQDITQQKQTQTQMMRAGKLAAVGELAGQVAHEVNNPIAIISAKARLLLSDHREEMSPKIAQELGKITDLSNRVARIAQGLLSYCRPSPATRARLDLRQPIRKSLAMVEQHAREIGVAVQDELPETLPPVKANASELEQVFLNLFLNALDAMPQGGRLKVSAASDALQDGQAAVAVAVEDTGVGIPETIRDRIFEPFFTTKQEGRGTGLGLSICLGLVRSHGGGIEVKSELGRGSRFTIKLPVEAVARKEPLHG from the coding sequence ATGAGTGCCAATAAGCCAAACGGAACAGCCGCCCACCGGAGAAAGTTTCAGGGGAGGCTTGACCCGCGCTATGCCCGTCTTGTCCGGCCGCTGCTCTGGGCGCTCGTCATTACCCTGCTCCTGTACGGTCTCGCTGAAATCGTGGAGCGGACCTGGTTGACGGGCGTGGACATGGAGGTGCGGCATGTGGTGCATACGGTGCGGGGGATTTTCTTTTCGCTGCTGGTGGCTGGCGTGGTGGGTTGGATGATTCTGCGGACGTCGCCGGGTTTTCTGGCGGTCGGGCCGGTTGGGGAGGAGTGGGTCCAGCACCCGTGGTTGAGCGAGGCAGACCGGGCCAAGACCTACGCCCAATGGTTTATTGCCATGCGGTGGATCGCGGTGTTGGTCGCCGGGCTGCTCGTGGTCGTCACCGTCAAAATCATGAAATGGCTTCCGGCGGAGGTGTGGTGGCCGCTGGTGCTGACGGTGGTCGCGCTCGCGGTCATCAACGTTCTCTATGTGCTGCTAATTCGGTGGGAGCGCGGCGTCCCCGTTGTCTTGATCGCCCAGGCCTATATCGATTTGGTGATCCTGACCGTGCTCCTGCAATTTTCGGGCGGGGTCGAGAACGCGCTTTCGACGATGATGGTTTTCCACGTCATCATTGGTGGCATTCTCCTCTCGCGGCGCCAGTGTTACGGCATTGCGGCCACCGGCAGCCTGCTGTTCGCGCTGCTGATCTGGGCGGAATGGGCGGAGGTGGTGGGACACTACACGCTGGAGCTTTATCCACATTCTCCTGCGGGGCGGTTCCATCCTGCGCACCACACCCTCTACGTCGTCAGTTCCGGGATCTTCCAGTTTGTGATCCTCTTTTTGACAGCCTATTTCGTCACCACGTTGGCCGAACGCCTGCGTGAGAATGAGCGGCGGCTCGAAGCGATGGCCGGCCGCGCCCTGGCCGACCGCCAGCTTTTGGAACGGTCGCTGGAAACCACCGGCACCGGCCTGCGTGTGCTCGATCCCGATTCGCGACCGCGCTGGGCCAGCAATCGCTGGCAAGAGTGGTTTGTCTCCCAGGAAAGCGTGGTCTGCCCCGGATGCGAACTCCTGGATCGAGAAGATTCCCCGGCGCGCCAGTGTTTGCAGGATGGCCGCATCCGTGTGACGGAATTGACCCTCGATGCGGGGAATTGTCCGTCCAAGTTTTTCCAGCCGGACACCAAGCAGCATGTCTTTCAGATCACCTCCGCGCCGCTTGTGGATGCGGCAGGAAAGGTGCATCAGGTCGTTGAACTGGCACAAGACATCACGCAACAGAAGCAGACCCAGACGCAAATGATGCGGGCCGGGAAATTGGCGGCAGTGGGCGAACTGGCCGGGCAGGTCGCGCACGAAGTCAACAACCCGATCGCGATCATCAGCGCCAAGGCGCGGCTGCTGCTTAGCGATCATCGTGAGGAGATGTCGCCCAAGATCGCGCAAGAGTTGGGCAAAATCACTGACCTGTCGAATCGTGTCGCGCGCATCGCGCAAGGGTTGCTTTCGTATTGCCGGCCCTCGCCGGCGACCCGCGCCCGGCTTGATCTTCGCCAGCCCATTCGCAAGTCTCTGGCGATGGTCGAACAACACGCGCGCGAGATCGGCGTGGCCGTTCAGGACGAACTTCCGGAAACGCTGCCGCCGGTGAAGGCCAACGCGTCGGAGTTGGAACAAGTGTTTTTGAATCTCTTCCTCAACGCGCTCGATGCGATGCCCCAAGGCGGTCGCTTGAAAGTCTCGGCCGCCAGCGATGCTTTGCAGGACGGCCAAGCGGCCGTGGCCGTGGCGGTGGAAGACACGGGCGTCGGCATTCCCGAAACGATTCGCGATCGGATTTTTGAGCCGTTTTTCACCACGAAACAGGAAGGGCGCGGGACGGGTTTGGGCCTTTCGATTTGCCTGGGACTCGTGCGTAGCCATGGCGGGGGAATCGAAGTCAAGAGCGAGCTGGGGCGAGGCTCGCGTTTCACGATCAAGCTGCCGGTGGAGGCGGTCGCCAGGAAGGAGCCACTGCATGGCTAA
- a CDS encoding Gfo/Idh/MocA family oxidoreductase — MKKYNVGIIGYGWVAGAHIAAINATSCAKVTAVCSSRKLDAAQLKQHGGKITCYTDLKRMLANPDIHVVSICSYPYDHATHAMAAAAAGKHLIIEKPLALSWEDCLAVQAAVKSAGVKACVCFECRFSSQFQTIKDVIDRGLLGRIHYGEVDYYHGIGPWYGQYRWNTKKNAGGSSLLSAGCHALDALLLCMGNDVETVSSYSTSSSNKDFAAYEYPTTSVTILKFKDGRVGKVASVIDCLQPYYFHVHLVGSEGSLLDNKFYSTRQPGLDKAKWTELPMKLLDSGDVSDHPYQTQFETFFQALDKGKEMSLTSLTDALYSHDVLFAADRSAALHAQKKHPK; from the coding sequence ATGAAGAAATACAACGTTGGCATCATCGGTTACGGTTGGGTGGCGGGTGCGCATATCGCAGCCATCAACGCCACGTCCTGCGCCAAGGTCACCGCCGTTTGTTCCTCGCGGAAACTCGATGCCGCCCAACTCAAGCAGCACGGCGGCAAGATTACCTGCTACACCGATCTCAAAAGGATGCTCGCCAATCCTGACATACACGTCGTTTCAATTTGCAGCTATCCGTACGACCACGCCACCCACGCGATGGCCGCAGCGGCGGCGGGCAAGCATCTGATCATTGAAAAGCCGCTGGCATTGAGTTGGGAAGATTGTCTCGCCGTTCAAGCGGCGGTGAAAAGCGCCGGGGTCAAGGCCTGCGTCTGCTTTGAGTGCCGTTTCTCCAGCCAGTTCCAAACCATCAAAGACGTGATCGATCGCGGCCTGCTTGGCCGGATTCATTACGGCGAGGTGGATTATTATCACGGCATCGGGCCGTGGTATGGACAGTATCGTTGGAACACGAAGAAGAACGCGGGAGGAAGCAGCTTATTGTCGGCCGGCTGCCACGCGCTCGATGCGCTGCTGCTCTGCATGGGCAACGACGTCGAGACCGTGAGCAGCTATTCAACTTCGTCGTCGAACAAGGACTTCGCGGCCTATGAGTATCCGACCACCAGCGTGACCATTTTGAAATTCAAGGACGGCCGGGTCGGCAAGGTCGCATCGGTCATCGACTGTTTGCAGCCGTATTATTTTCATGTTCATCTGGTGGGCAGCGAAGGCAGTTTGCTCGACAATAAATTCTATTCAACGCGTCAGCCCGGCCTCGATAAAGCGAAGTGGACCGAACTGCCGATGAAGCTGCTGGATTCCGGCGATGTCTCCGACCATCCATATCAGACGCAATTCGAGACGTTCTTTCAGGCCCTCGATAAGGGAAAGGAAATGTCGCTGACGAGTCTGACCGACGCTTTGTATTCACACGACGTCCTCTTTGCCGCCGACCGCTCTGCCGCTCTGCACGCACAGAAAAAGCACCCGAAGTGA
- a CDS encoding PIG-L family deacetylase encodes MAGTLVLLQRAGWATHYLNVANGCCGSVQYDARKTRIVRRAEAKNAAKVLGAHFHESFCNDLEILYDLKLVRRLAAVIREVKPNIVLTHSPVDYMEDHTNTSRLAATAAFAHAMPNFRSAPPRPTAEYDVTVYHAMPHSLRDPLRRLVVPGAFVNTASVQEIKRAALAEHKSQQNWLDVSQGLNSIGDKIDEMALAVGKLSKKFKFAEGWRRHLHYGFSATEVDPLREVLGKNYLVNKTYERESKSSLLRPR; translated from the coding sequence ATGGCCGGGACGCTCGTGTTGCTCCAGCGCGCGGGCTGGGCGACGCATTATTTGAACGTCGCCAACGGCTGTTGCGGCAGCGTGCAGTATGACGCCCGGAAGACCCGCATCGTCCGCCGCGCCGAAGCGAAAAACGCTGCGAAAGTCCTAGGCGCACACTTCCATGAGAGCTTCTGCAACGACCTCGAAATCCTTTACGATCTGAAACTCGTGCGCCGGCTCGCCGCCGTCATCCGCGAGGTGAAGCCGAACATTGTCCTCACGCACTCGCCGGTGGACTACATGGAAGACCACACCAACACGAGCCGGTTGGCCGCCACCGCCGCGTTTGCGCACGCCATGCCGAATTTTCGTTCAGCGCCGCCGCGCCCGACCGCCGAATACGATGTGACGGTTTATCACGCCATGCCGCACAGCCTGCGCGACCCGCTACGCCGGCTCGTTGTGCCGGGCGCGTTTGTGAACACGGCGTCTGTGCAAGAAATCAAACGGGCCGCGCTCGCTGAACACAAAAGCCAGCAAAACTGGCTCGACGTGAGCCAGGGACTGAATTCTATAGGCGACAAGATCGACGAGATGGCACTCGCGGTTGGCAAGCTCTCGAAGAAATTCAAGTTCGCCGAAGGCTGGCGGCGGCATTTGCATTACGGTTTCAGCGCTACGGAGGTTGATCCACTGCGCGAAGTACTGGGAAAGAATTACCTGGTGAACAAGACTTACGAACGGGAGTCTAAGTCGAGCTTGTTGAGACCTCGTTGA
- a CDS encoding dual specificity protein phosphatase family protein has translation MTTPIKDNLLWWVIPGVLAGMPMPFVHPERRLAGGGALTAFEYELRALHAAGVCTVVSQLNIPSDAPVYESAGFTFQCLPVPHGSAPTTAQATEFVCFVTEQRAAHRPVAVHCEAGLGRTGTMLAAYLISQGETAETAIWLVRAAEKVAIETAPQLQFLEQYAERFQKRET, from the coding sequence GTGACCACACCAATAAAAGATAATCTGCTTTGGTGGGTCATTCCCGGCGTTCTGGCTGGTATGCCCATGCCATTCGTCCACCCGGAGCGGCGTTTGGCTGGTGGGGGCGCATTGACAGCGTTCGAATATGAACTGCGCGCACTCCACGCAGCGGGAGTGTGCACTGTCGTTTCTCAACTCAACATCCCGAGTGATGCGCCCGTTTACGAGTCCGCGGGTTTCACATTTCAATGTCTGCCAGTGCCGCATGGCAGCGCACCTACGACAGCGCAAGCAACTGAATTCGTTTGTTTCGTTACCGAACAGCGGGCAGCGCACCGTCCGGTTGCAGTACACTGCGAGGCTGGTCTCGGCAGAACGGGCACGATGCTCGCGGCCTATTTAATCTCGCAGGGTGAGACCGCCGAGACAGCTATCTGGCTCGTGCGCGCGGCGGAGAAAGTCGCGATTGAGACCGCGCCGCAGTTACAATTCTTGGAGCAATATGCAGAGAGGTTTCAAAAGCGTGAAACTTAA
- a CDS encoding glucosamine-6-phosphate isomerase, protein MPRKLSSIAPDWWDYTTLDDEIIRDAAALTPDAMLKLSRPGFKVVMYDTLEDLYLAEALEYVTAWKQSTPDNPVGICGPIGPTEQLPLVARLVNELGLSLKSAHFWGMDEWYLDGREAPPDHPLSFERADRELCFNRIKPELAMPDENLHFPKADTAIYRKSWDGVRCAVMQGGQGDIKHWAFNDPPRREGKYRFNPPAPREYRKLTTRVVELHPITIAQNARTSGGGNITLVPTKAITVGPVETWKADKVSIWQAGTHDNPFGQRLTTLMIAKKIPDVSVPMSLLADHPNVQFNFYRKGIGMCAVEMH, encoded by the coding sequence ATGCCCCGCAAACTCAGTTCCATTGCGCCCGACTGGTGGGATTACACCACGCTCGATGACGAAATCATCCGAGACGCGGCGGCGTTGACGCCCGACGCGATGCTCAAACTATCTCGCCCCGGCTTCAAGGTCGTCATGTATGACACGCTGGAAGATTTGTACCTTGCCGAAGCACTCGAATACGTCACCGCGTGGAAACAATCGACGCCGGACAATCCCGTCGGCATTTGCGGGCCGATCGGCCCGACAGAGCAGTTGCCGTTGGTCGCGCGATTGGTGAACGAACTCGGTCTCTCGCTCAAGTCCGCGCACTTCTGGGGAATGGACGAATGGTATCTCGACGGCCGGGAAGCGCCGCCGGATCATCCGCTGTCGTTCGAGAGAGCTGATCGCGAATTGTGTTTCAATCGCATCAAGCCGGAACTCGCAATGCCGGACGAGAATCTCCATTTCCCCAAAGCCGACACAGCCATCTATCGCAAGAGCTGGGACGGCGTCCGTTGCGCGGTCATGCAAGGTGGGCAGGGCGACATCAAACATTGGGCGTTCAATGACCCGCCGCGACGCGAGGGGAAATACCGGTTCAATCCGCCTGCGCCGCGTGAATATCGGAAGTTGACGACGCGTGTGGTCGAACTTCATCCCATCACCATCGCGCAAAATGCGCGCACGTCCGGCGGCGGCAACATCACGCTCGTGCCGACCAAGGCCATCACGGTCGGGCCGGTGGAAACCTGGAAGGCCGACAAGGTTTCCATCTGGCAGGCCGGCACGCACGACAATCCGTTCGGCCAACGCTTGACCACCTTGATGATCGCAAAAAAGATTCCGGACGTTTCCGTGCCGATGTCGTTACTCGCGGATCACCCGAACGTGCAATTCAATTTCTATCGCAAAGGTATCGGCATGTGCGCCGTCGAGATGCATTGA
- a CDS encoding ribonuclease HII, which produces MAAPLIDRFEFERPLWSRGATLVAGVDEAGRGPLAGPVVAAAVILPPQWLLTGLPVELNGLNDSKQLTADLRERFYAAVMSLADIRFAIAQVEAPQIDEINILQATHRAMNAALAQLRPPPEHVLVDGWRVPSLCFPQTPIVKGDARSYSIAAASVLAKVTRDRLMAEYDRQWPAYGFAGHKGYGTAQHLAALSAHGPCPIHRRSFAPMKPQQQELL; this is translated from the coding sequence ATGGCTGCTCCACTTATTGACCGCTTCGAGTTCGAGCGCCCGCTGTGGTCGCGTGGCGCGACGCTGGTCGCTGGCGTGGATGAAGCCGGGCGCGGACCGTTAGCCGGCCCCGTGGTGGCCGCCGCGGTGATCCTTCCGCCGCAATGGTTGCTCACCGGTTTGCCGGTTGAACTAAACGGTTTGAACGATTCCAAGCAACTCACCGCTGACCTGCGAGAACGTTTTTACGCGGCGGTGATGTCACTCGCTGACATTCGGTTCGCCATCGCCCAAGTCGAGGCTCCGCAGATCGACGAGATCAACATTCTGCAGGCCACGCATCGGGCGATGAATGCCGCGCTGGCGCAACTCCGCCCGCCGCCCGAACACGTGTTGGTGGATGGCTGGCGCGTTCCCTCGCTGTGTTTTCCGCAAACACCCATCGTCAAAGGCGACGCGCGCAGCTACTCCATCGCCGCGGCCAGCGTGCTCGCGAAAGTCACGCGTGACCGCTTGATGGCGGAGTACGACCGGCAATGGCCCGCTTACGGTTTTGCCGGGCACAAGGGCTATGGAACGGCGCAACATCTGGCGGCGTTGAGCGCGCACGGGCCTTGTCCCATTCATCGTCGGAGCTTCGCACCGATGAAGCCGCAGCAACAAGAACTGTTGTGA
- a CDS encoding YraN family protein: MNLLERIKAWRAKDDKPVHLRRGEVGERAAKKHLQNLGLKFLTANFRSPRGEIDLVFRDSDCLVFVEVKTRSSEAWTRPAAAVNARKRRLLSQTALDYLRLLKNPPVKIRFDIVEVLLADGEVSEVRHLPNTFAMSKPYRYG; this comes from the coding sequence ATGAACTTGTTGGAACGCATCAAAGCGTGGCGTGCGAAAGATGACAAACCTGTCCACTTGCGGCGCGGTGAAGTCGGTGAGCGCGCGGCCAAGAAACACCTGCAAAACCTCGGCCTGAAATTTCTGACGGCCAACTTCCGTTCGCCGCGTGGCGAAATTGATCTGGTGTTTCGCGACAGCGATTGCCTGGTGTTCGTGGAAGTCAAAACCCGTTCGTCGGAGGCATGGACGCGCCCCGCTGCCGCGGTGAACGCGCGCAAGCGCCGGTTGCTTTCGCAAACCGCATTGGATTATCTGCGGTTGCTCAAGAATCCACCCGTCAAAATCCGATTCGATATTGTGGAGGTGTTACTGGCGGACGGCGAAGTCAGCGAAGTGCGCCATCTGCCGAACACATTTGCGATGTCCAAGCCGTATCGCTACGGATAG
- a CDS encoding tRNA-dihydrouridine synthase family protein, giving the protein MQDVTDLPFWKLMAAYGGADVYFTEYFRVHATSHLEKWILKSITENPTGRPAIAQMIGNDISSLVRAAQELQQYPVAAIDLNLGCPAPVVYRKCAGGGLLREPQKVDAILGALRDAVKIKFTVKTRLGFDSPAVFDELLPIFARHSIDLLTVHGRTVKEMYRSEVHYDYIARTVAELPCPILANGNVYSAQKAREVLALTGARGLMIGRGLIRNPWLFHQIRQQQRGEPLFLPTGHDVLKYLRALYEAVRPPEIKEAAHVQKMKKYLNYIGLGIEPTGQFLHQIRRVTTEVEFFRVCEEFLNHDQPMPLEPFSLALKETDVMAGAQS; this is encoded by the coding sequence ATGCAGGACGTGACCGATCTGCCATTTTGGAAATTGATGGCGGCTTATGGCGGTGCGGACGTTTATTTCACGGAGTATTTTCGCGTCCACGCGACGTCTCACCTGGAGAAATGGATTCTGAAATCGATCACCGAGAATCCCACGGGGCGGCCTGCCATCGCCCAGATGATCGGCAACGACATTTCGTCCCTGGTACGCGCGGCGCAGGAGTTGCAGCAGTATCCGGTCGCCGCGATCGATTTGAATCTCGGTTGTCCGGCGCCCGTCGTTTATCGCAAATGCGCTGGCGGCGGTTTGCTGCGCGAGCCGCAAAAAGTCGATGCGATCCTTGGCGCGTTGCGGGATGCGGTAAAAATCAAGTTCACCGTCAAGACCCGCCTAGGCTTTGATTCGCCAGCCGTGTTTGACGAACTGCTGCCAATCTTTGCCAGACATTCCATCGATCTGCTGACGGTGCATGGACGCACAGTGAAGGAAATGTATCGCAGTGAAGTGCATTACGATTACATCGCGCGCACGGTAGCAGAACTCCCCTGCCCTATCCTGGCCAATGGCAATGTTTATTCCGCGCAAAAGGCCCGGGAGGTTCTGGCGTTGACCGGCGCGCGCGGATTGATGATCGGGCGCGGCCTCATTCGCAATCCGTGGTTGTTTCATCAGATCCGGCAACAGCAGCGCGGCGAACCGCTCTTCCTGCCTACCGGTCACGATGTGCTGAAATATTTGCGCGCGTTATACGAAGCCGTGCGTCCGCCTGAAATCAAAGAAGCCGCCCATGTCCAGAAGATGAAAAAATATCTGAACTACATCGGCCTCGGCATCGAACCGACCGGACAATTTTTACATCAAATCCGCCGCGTTACGACGGAGGTCGAGTTTTTCCGTGTTTGCGAAGAGTTCCTGAACCACGATCAGCCGATGCCATTGGAGCCCTTCTCGCTGGCGTTGAAGGAAACCGATGTGATGGCCGGAGCGCAGTCGTGA
- a CDS encoding response regulator transcription factor, whose translation MKVLIVDDSTLIRAHLIELLSEVERVEIVGLARDPNEALALFEANRPDAVILDIQMPGGSGIKVLERIKCEAQSCAVIMLTNHSEAVYRQHCLKKGADYFFQKATEFQKVAETLRELVHRCKPGKPILKRRTPHEKDCFTARPCRI comes from the coding sequence TTGAAAGTCCTGATCGTAGATGATTCGACCCTGATCCGGGCGCATCTGATTGAGCTTCTTTCCGAAGTGGAGCGCGTGGAGATCGTCGGCTTGGCGCGAGACCCCAACGAAGCGTTGGCGCTGTTCGAAGCGAACCGGCCCGATGCCGTGATTCTCGACATTCAGATGCCGGGTGGCAGTGGCATCAAGGTCCTCGAGCGCATCAAGTGCGAAGCACAATCGTGCGCAGTCATCATGCTGACGAATCATTCGGAGGCGGTGTACCGGCAGCACTGCTTGAAAAAGGGCGCCGACTACTTTTTTCAAAAAGCCACCGAGTTCCAAAAGGTTGCCGAAACACTTCGAGAGCTTGTTCACCGATGCAAACCCGGAAAACCGATACTTAAGCGGAGAACTCCCCATGAAAAAGATTGTTTCACAGCACGGCCTTGCCGGATTTGA